The nucleotide sequence AAACGCTCGTGCGCCAGGGGGACCGCGGTGAGTCGCTGTTCGTGATCCGCGCCGGCAAGGTCCGCATCGACAAGATCCACGAAGGCGCGGCGCCCACGACCATCGCCACGATGGAAGGCGGGGAGTTTTTCGGCGAGATGAGCCTGCTGACCGGAGAGCCGCGCACCGCGTCCATCGTCGCCGACGACGAAACCGAGGTGGTCGTCGTCAGCAAGGAATCCTTTGCGCCGGTATTGACGGCCGATGCCGGAATCCTTCCGGGCCTGTCGGCGGCGCTCGAAACGAGGGCGCGCAACACCCAGCAGTTCCTTCGCGATCTTCCGGCCACGCGCGACGAGGTGCGCACCACGCACCAGAGCTCGGCGCTGCTGCGCCGCATCGGACATTTCTTCGGGCTGGACGAGAGCTGAGGGCCGGCTCAGCCGCGGCTGCGCATGTCGTAGACGAACGACGCGGCCGTGTAGTAGGCCGGGTAGAACAGCGACGCCCATGCCAGCAGAGGCGAAGGTTTCGGGAGCTGGAAAATCAGCCAGATTCCCATCACGCCCCACAGCACCCCGAGCCATACCGCCGCAGCGCGGCCCTTTTCCATGCGGCTCGGGTACAGCCAGCGCATCGGCACGAACACCATCGCGAGGAAGAACACGAGGAACGCGAGGTTGACCCACGCGTTGGTGCCGAGCACCACGTAATAGAACACGAGCACGTTCCAGTACGAGGGAAATCCCTGGAAATAGTGCTCGACGAAACCCTTCGCGTCGGTGCGCGAGAAGCCGTAGGCGCTGGCGACGAGCACCGGCAGCGCCATCCACTGCGTGCCCGGCGGAAGAATGCCGGGCTGGATCAGGACGGCGACGGGGACGATGACGTAGTTCTGGTAATCGATGATGTTGTCGAGAAGGGTGCCGTCGATCCACGGTACGACGTGCTTGACGTGCGCCCGCCGCGCGAGCGTACCGTCGGTCGCATCGACGACGAATGCGATCGCGAGCATCCAGAACGTCGTCGCGTAATCGCCGCGGAACGCCGCAGCCAGTGCGACGAACCCGAGCACGGCGCCGAACGCCGTGTACGCGTGCACCGCGAACGCGAAAAGCAGCTGGGAAAACCCGATGGTCGCCTCGCCCTTGTCCACGGCCATCGTCCTACGCTCCCTCGCCGATCTCGGCAACGATGAGGCGCGCAACCTCGTCGGGCTTTTCCATCGGAATGAAATGCGTCGTGCCGGGTACCGTCACCAGCCGCGCGCGAGGGGCGACCTCGGCGGCGCGCCGCGCCCGCGGCTCGTCGAGCGTAGTGCTCGACTCGCCGCGCACGAGCAGCATCGGCGCCTGGACGCGGCCGAGGATCGAATAGGCATCGAAATCCGAGGCCGCCGAATACACCTGGGCCTCGACGCGCGCCGGGCACAGCAACTCGACCTCGCCGTCGGGCCTGTCGAACGTTCCCTCGTCGACGTACGCATGCAACGCTTCGTCGGTCCACGTCGAGTACGGCTCGCGGCGGCGGAACGAATGAAAGAGCTGCTCGCGCGAGCGCCAGACCACGCGGCGGGTGCGCGTACGCGCCGCCATCGGATTCTGCACTCCCGCCTCTTTCATCATCCGCGCCATCTCCGGGTGGAACAGTACGGGGTCGATGAGAACCAGGCGCGACAGAAACTTCGGCTCGGCTGCGGCGACGCCGGCCAGCGTCGTCGCTCCGGCCGAATGCCCGACGCCGAGTGCACGCTCGATCCCGAGAATCCTCAAAAGCTCGGTCGCATCGACGACGAACTGCTCCCACGCATAGTCGTCGTCCGGCTTGGACGACAGGCCGTGGCCGCGCTGGTCCCACGAAAGGAAGCGCGACGTGACACCGAGGGCGCGCAGCCGCACGAGCAGCGGCTTCCAGACGGCGCCGAGAAAACCGGTGGGATGCGCGAAGACGATGCAGTCGTCGCTCGTATGACCGCCCCAGTCGGTGACGTGGAGATGGATTTTCCCGACGCGGATGCGCTTGTCGCGGCGGTCGGAAAACCAGGGGCGCTCCATCGCAGCAGTCATTGCAGGCCGGCGGGTTGTCGCACCTCCCTCGGGCGGTGCAAGCGGCCGCGGCGGCGGCTGAGCTTGCGATCGCGACGGGTGATCGGCCGCGCCCGCGCGGGACGGCGACGCGGGCCGGTGGAGCATCAGGCGACCGTGACAGCATGGTGGTCGTCCGCTAAGGTCGGACCATGGCCCTTTCCGCGACGTCCATCGAACAGCTCTTCGGCCTTCACGGTCGTGTCGCGATCGTCACCGGCGCCTCCTCGGGACTCGGCATCGAGTTCGCCGATGCGCTGGCCTGCGCCGGCGCCGATGTCGCCCTGCTCGCAAGGCGCGGCGACCGGCTCGATGAAGTCGCGGCGGGACTCAAAGCCCGTTACGGCGTGAAGACGATCGCAGTCGAAGTGGACATCACCGATCGCGAAGCGCTGACGGCAGCGTTCACGCGCACGCGTGCTGCGCTGGGCCCGGCCTGGGTGCTGGTGAACAACGCCGGCCTGGCTCCGACCGGCCGTGCCGAGAAACAATGGCCGGAGGACTGGGACCGCACGGTCGCCCTCAACATGACCGCGGTATTCCAGTGCTGCCTTCTCGCCGCGATGCAGATGCGCGCGGCGGCCGGCGGCGGGCGCATCATCAACGTCACGTCGATCTTCGGCCGCCTCGGCAGCTCGCTGTTTCGCGTCGCCAGTTATGCCGCGAGCAAGGGCGGCAGCGAAAACCTGACGCGGCAGCTCGCCGTCGAGTGGGCGCGCGAGTCGATCACCGTCAATGCGATCGCCCCGGCGTGGTTCCCGAGCGAGATGACGCAGGAAAGCCTCGTTCGCGAGAGCATCGAGGAGCGCATGGCTTCGGGCAATCCGATGGGTCGCATCGGCGACGAGGGAGAATTGCGCACGGCCTGCCTGTTCCTGGCCTCTCCCGCGAGCAGCTACGTCACCGGATCGGTGATTCCGGTGGACGGCGGCTACACCGCTTGGTAACAAGCGCTGCCCCACATCTGCGGGGGCGGAGGGACCCCCAGTGATGCGACGCCTCGTCCAGCTCCTCGTAGCCATCGTTTTCCTTGGCTTCGGTTTCGCGATCGCGATCACGCGCGTCATCCCGCTGCAGGACGCGATCGTGCACCGCATGGCGCGAAAGGTGCTGACCACGTCGCGGGATTACCTGTTCCAGGACGACGCATTGCGGGTGCTCGCGTGCGGCACGCGTTCACCGATGCCCGACCACGACCGCGCCGGCGCCTGCGTCGCAGTGTTTGCCGGCGGCCGTTTCTACGTCGTCGATACCGGCCCGAACGCCTGGGACAACTTCGCGCTGTGGCGCATCCCGGGAGACAAGGTCGGCGCAGTCTTCTTCACGCACTACCACTCCGACCACATCGGCGACCTCGGCGAGTTCAACTTGCAGACGTGGGGGGCAGGCCGGCCGGGGCCGCTGCGCGTTTTCGGTCCGCCAGGCGTCGACAAGGTGGTCGACGGCTTCACCCTCGCCTACGAGCTCGACCGCGGCTATCGCACGGCGCACCACGGCCCCGAGGTCATGAATCCGGCCAAGGGGCTGATGGAAGCGCATCCTTTCGATATCGATGACAAGAATCCCGCGGGCACCGTCGTGCTCGAGGAGAACGGCCTGGTCGTACACGCGTTCCATGTCGACCATGCACCGGTCAAGCCGGCCGTCGGCTATCGTTTCGATTACAAGGGACGCTCCGTCGGGATCAGCGGCGACACCAAGCCGACTCCGTCACTGGTGGCGGCGAGCAAGAACGTCGACGTGCTGTTCCACGAGGCGCAAGCCAACTTCATCGTGAATATTCTGCAGGAAGAGGCGACGGCAGCGGGAAAAACCCAGTACGCGCACATCCTGCACGACATCCCGAACTACCACACCTCTCCGGTCGAGGCCGCCCAGGAAGCGAACGAAGCAGGCGCAGGCCTTCTCGTCCTGTACCACCTGACTCCGCCTCCGACCAATCCCATTCTCGAGCGCATCTTCCTGCGCGGCGTCTCCGACGTGCGGCCAAGCGGAGTCGTCGTTTCGCGCGACGGGCTGCTCGTCACGTTGCCGGCGGGCGGCAAACAGATCGAGACCGGTCACGTGGAGTAGCAAGCGGCTTCGCGCTGCGCTGCTGCGATGTCGCGGTTGCCCGCACCGGCATCAGTGTGCTTGCGAGATGCTCGCCAGAAGCCCTGCGCGTACCTTGGACGCTTCGACGAGCGGATTTCTTCGCCACGGTCCCACTTCGGCGGCCGTGAACGGCTGGAAATCGGCGGGAAGGTGCTCCTTGTCGAACCACGCCAGCAGCCAATTGAGAAGGGCGGCAACGGCAGCATCGTCCAGGCGGGACTGCGCTACGCCGGGCACTCGGCAGAGATATTCGCGTCCGCCGGCAACGGTCACGAGGCGTGCGACGTTGTCCTTCAGCTGGGGCACCGCGCCGGCAAGGCCGGTACCTTGCGCCTGGTGGCAGCCCTGGCAATTGAGCAGGTAGTCGAGAGCAGGATCTCCGCTGCTTTTCATTCCGATCGCGCTGTCCTGGGCGCGGGGAACGCGGCCAGGTGCGGAAAAGCTGACGCCCTGAGCCAGCGCAGGCGATACGGATGATGCAACCCAGGCGGTCGCTGCTGCGAGTGATACCGCGGCAAGCGACGTGGTGCGCAGAGACAAGGTGTGTCGCGAAACAAAAGCGGCAGCGCGGGCGACCCGCGCTGTAGCGATTCGCGTGCGCCGCGCATCGTGTGTTCGCACCCCGCCGGGATCAGGTCTTCGTCGCAAGGCCGACCACCACCGAGACGCTGCAGTGCACGGCGCGGCTCTGGGTGCCGAAGCACCAGAGCAGGTCGTTGTTGCGGAAAGTATCGTAGATCGGCTGCTCGCCTTCGGTACGGCTGCACAGGCAGCGCCCGCACAGCGAAGCGCCGCAGCAGTCGTTGTACGCGATCACGTATTCCTTCGAGTCGACCGGATTGCGGCAGGTGCCGAGCCACGTGATCGGCGACATCTCGGTACCGGGCGGACACGCGTTGGCCGAGCCGCCGCAGCAGGAGCACAGGTAGCCGTGGATCGCGCAATAGCGCCAGTACTGGCAATCGCGCGGATCGCCGGACTCGCCCGGAGCCGGGGCACGGGACTCCGCCGCGTCGGCGATTCGTGCGACCGGCAGCAGCGGCAACGCCGCACCACCGACGAGAAGCCCCCCGACTCGCGCGAGAAACCCGCGCCTGGACGACGCGCGCGCCAGATGCCGGCTTGCCTGCTCCATCCACGCATCCAGTCGTTTTGCTGCTGCTTTGTCGTTCATGATCAGGCTACCTTGGCGCGCCCGGGCGCCGCCGCCGCGTCGCGGGCCGTGCCTTGCCGGCGCACGAGCTCCTGGATGGAGGCAACCCCGCGGTCACGGGCCTCGAGCAGGCTTTCCAGGTGCTCGCGGGAATTGACGAGGCCGTGCGCACGAACGATTCCGCTGTCGTCGACGAGCACCGCGTACGGAAGTTTCGCGATCTGCCACGTGACGCCGAGCTGGGTCGACAGCAGGTACGACGATGCGTCGAGCTTCTGCTCGCGGGCGAACGCCTCGTGTTCGGACGGAGAACCGTCGCCGGCGACGAGCACGCGAAGGTTCGCGGCTTCGGCGGCCGCCATCGACCTCAGTGCCGGCAGCAGGCTCTTGCAGACCGGACAGGTGGGCGACAGAAAGAACACCAGCGTCGAGCGCCCGTCCTCCGAAGCCGCGCCGACCATCTCGTCGTTGCCGGCCAGTGTCGGCGCGCGCACGACCGGGGCTTCGTCACCCGCGACCACGCCGCGTCCGATCATCAACGCGCCCGCCGGCGCGACGCGCTCGTAGAGCACGCCGATCTGTCGCGTCAGCGCGAACACGACGCCGCAGAGCACGACGACGACGACCCACAGCAGCACGACGGAAACCGACAGCGCCGCAATCATCGTCGCAGCCTCGCGAGCGCCGCTGCGCGCGGCGCGGTCGCCAGCAACCGCTGGCTCGCGAGCCAGCAGGCGCAGAGCCCCGGCGTCGCTGCCATGACGGCAACGCAGTCGAACCAGGCCAGGGGTCGCGGCGAAAGTGGCAGCGCCAGTGCAGCCGCCGCGACGGCCACGACGCCGTTGCGCACCACGAGGCTCGCGCCAAGCGGCACGTGGAAAGCAGGACCGGTGCAGCCGCAATCGATCCCGGTACGGCCTCTGGCCACGTTGACGGCGATCGCCGCGGCGTAACCCGCCATCAGCAGCGAGGTGGCGACGCCGGCAGCACCGAGCCCCATCGCCAGTGCGACCGCGAGCGAGGCCTCGACGGCGGGAACCGCGACGGTGGCGGGCGCAAGCAGCATCTTCGGCAGCACGCGATATCCGGCAACAGCGGCGCGAAAGCGCGAAAAATCCGCGATCTTGTGAAACGCCGCCGCCGCGAGCAGCAGCGTCAGGCAGGCGCGAAGCACGAGCGCCGCCGCGGGATCGATTGCGACGCCACTCATGGCGTGAACAGCAG is from Candidatus Binatia bacterium and encodes:
- a CDS encoding CDP-alcohol phosphatidyltransferase family protein, with product MAVDKGEATIGFSQLLFAFAVHAYTAFGAVLGFVALAAAFRGDYATTFWMLAIAFVVDATDGTLARRAHVKHVVPWIDGTLLDNIIDYQNYVIVPVAVLIQPGILPPGTQWMALPVLVASAYGFSRTDAKGFVEHYFQGFPSYWNVLVFYYVVLGTNAWVNLAFLVFFLAMVFVPMRWLYPSRMEKGRAAAVWLGVLWGVMGIWLIFQLPKPSPLLAWASLFYPAYYTAASFVYDMRSRG
- a CDS encoding alpha/beta hydrolase; its protein translation is MTAAMERPWFSDRRDKRIRVGKIHLHVTDWGGHTSDDCIVFAHPTGFLGAVWKPLLVRLRALGVTSRFLSWDQRGHGLSSKPDDDYAWEQFVVDATELLRILGIERALGVGHSAGATTLAGVAAAEPKFLSRLVLIDPVLFHPEMARMMKEAGVQNPMAARTRTRRVVWRSREQLFHSFRRREPYSTWTDEALHAYVDEGTFDRPDGEVELLCPARVEAQVYSAASDFDAYSILGRVQAPMLLVRGESSTTLDEPRARRAAEVAPRARLVTVPGTTHFIPMEKPDEVARLIVAEIGEGA
- a CDS encoding SDR family oxidoreductase; the protein is MALSATSIEQLFGLHGRVAIVTGASSGLGIEFADALACAGADVALLARRGDRLDEVAAGLKARYGVKTIAVEVDITDREALTAAFTRTRAALGPAWVLVNNAGLAPTGRAEKQWPEDWDRTVALNMTAVFQCCLLAAMQMRAAAGGGRIINVTSIFGRLGSSLFRVASYAASKGGSENLTRQLAVEWARESITVNAIAPAWFPSEMTQESLVRESIEERMASGNPMGRIGDEGELRTACLFLASPASSYVTGSVIPVDGGYTAW
- a CDS encoding MBL fold metallo-hydrolase encodes the protein MRRLVQLLVAIVFLGFGFAIAITRVIPLQDAIVHRMARKVLTTSRDYLFQDDALRVLACGTRSPMPDHDRAGACVAVFAGGRFYVVDTGPNAWDNFALWRIPGDKVGAVFFTHYHSDHIGDLGEFNLQTWGAGRPGPLRVFGPPGVDKVVDGFTLAYELDRGYRTAHHGPEVMNPAKGLMEAHPFDIDDKNPAGTVVLEENGLVVHAFHVDHAPVKPAVGYRFDYKGRSVGISGDTKPTPSLVAASKNVDVLFHEAQANFIVNILQEEATAAGKTQYAHILHDIPNYHTSPVEAAQEANEAGAGLLVLYHLTPPPTNPILERIFLRGVSDVRPSGVVVSRDGLLVTLPAGGKQIETGHVE
- a CDS encoding methylamine dehydrogenase light chain, with protein sequence MNDKAAAKRLDAWMEQASRHLARASSRRGFLARVGGLLVGGAALPLLPVARIADAAESRAPAPGESGDPRDCQYWRYCAIHGYLCSCCGGSANACPPGTEMSPITWLGTCRNPVDSKEYVIAYNDCCGASLCGRCLCSRTEGEQPIYDTFRNNDLLWCFGTQSRAVHCSVSVVVGLATKT
- a CDS encoding redoxin domain-containing protein — its product is MIAALSVSVVLLWVVVVVLCGVVFALTRQIGVLYERVAPAGALMIGRGVVAGDEAPVVRAPTLAGNDEMVGAASEDGRSTLVFFLSPTCPVCKSLLPALRSMAAAEAANLRVLVAGDGSPSEHEAFAREQKLDASSYLLSTQLGVTWQIAKLPYAVLVDDSGIVRAHGLVNSREHLESLLEARDRGVASIQELVRRQGTARDAAAAPGRAKVA
- a CDS encoding MauE/DoxX family redox-associated membrane protein, encoding MSGVAIDPAAALVLRACLTLLLAAAAFHKIADFSRFRAAVAGYRVLPKMLLAPATVAVPAVEASLAVALAMGLGAAGVATSLLMAGYAAAIAVNVARGRTGIDCGCTGPAFHVPLGASLVVRNGVVAVAAAALALPLSPRPLAWFDCVAVMAATPGLCACWLASQRLLATAPRAAALARLRR